TAAAACAGCTAGTCCATGGACTGATAAAGTATAGTAAAAACATAAAACGGAGGATATTGTTATGAACAGAGAAGAGATGACTCTCTTAGGGTTTGAAATTGTTGCTTATGCTGGAGATGCTCGCTCTAAACTTTTAGAAGCGCTTAAAGCGGCTGAAAATGGTGATTTCGCTAAGGCAGATAGTCTTGTAGTAGAAGCAGGAAGCTGTATTGCAGAGGCTCACAATTCTCAGACAGCTATGTTGGCTCGAGAAGCTTCTGGGGAGGAACTTCCATACAGCGTTACCATGATGCATGGTCAGGACCACTTAATGACTACTGTCTTATTAAAAGATGTGATTCATCACCTCATCGAACTTTATAAAAGAGGAGCAAAATAATGCATAAACTCATTGAACTTATTGAGAAAGGGAAACCGTTCTTTGAGA
The DNA window shown above is from Enterococcus montenegrensis and carries:
- a CDS encoding PTS lactose/cellobiose transporter subunit IIA; translation: MNREEMTLLGFEIVAYAGDARSKLLEALKAAENGDFAKADSLVVEAGSCIAEAHNSQTAMLAREASGEELPYSVTMMHGQDHLMTTVLLKDVIHHLIELYKRGAK